The following nucleotide sequence is from Cucumis melo cultivar AY chromosome 1, USDA_Cmelo_AY_1.0, whole genome shotgun sequence.
CATTTAAAAGATGAGGCAATTGTGCATATAGCAGCTGGACTTTTCAAGAACAAGCACTTGCACAACTTATTTCTAGATGGGAACTTATTTTCAGGCATTGGAGTGGAACATCTGCTCTGCCCTTTGAGCCGGTTCTCGACCCTGCAACTTCAAGCAAACATTACTCTCAAATATGTAACATTCGGAGGTCGAAAAAACAAGATAGGAAGAGACGGGCTTGCAGCGATTCTACGTATGCTTACAACAAATGAAACTCTAACTCATCTCGGGATATACGACGATCATAGCTTAAGACCCAATGAAATAGTCAGAATTTTCAGGAGTTTAGAGAAGAATGCATCCTTAACACACTTATCCTTACGCAGTTGTAAAGGAGTTGACGGAGACATGGTGTTGCAAACAATAATGGAGATGCTAGAGGTAAATCCTTGGATTGAAGACATCGACCTCTCTGGAACTCCTCTTCAAAACTCTGGCAAAGCCGATAGAGTTTACCAAAGGTTAGGACAGAACGGGAACACTGATCTCGAACCCCAGGTGGATTCACTGGACATGACCTTGACAGAGCCAAAAAGTTGTAGGATTTTCTTCTGTGGCCAAGAATACGCAGGTAATAACATAGTTTCTTTCATATAGGCTTAAAAACCTAAAAGTTTTGTCCGAAAGttcatataaataaaataatttgaacAATCAAACTAACTTTAGACACCCAACTGCAGGTAAGACTACTCTGTGTAACTCCATATTACAGAACTTTGGTTCTTCAAAACTTCCCTTCACAGAGCAAGTCAGATCTTTAGTAGCTCCAGTCGAACAAGCAGTAAGAACAGTTGGAATGAAGATAAAAACTTTCAAagatgaagaaataaaaatctCAATTTGGAATTTAGCTGGTCAGCATGAGTTCCATTCCCTCCATGATCTCTTGTTTCCAGGTCCTGGAAGTGCATCAGTATTTGTGATCATCAGCAGTTTATTCAGGAAGCCAAGTAACAAAGAACCAAAACATGTAAACGAGATAGAAGAAGATCTTCAATATTGGCTAAGGTTCATAGTTTCCAACTCTAAAAGAGCAGCAAAACAGTGCATGCTTCCAAATGTAACTTTGGTTCTCACACATCATGACAAAGTTGTACCTTCACAGAACTTGCAGCAAACTTTAATTTCAATTAATGAGTTGAGAGACAAATTCCAAGGTTTCCTTGATATTTACCCGACAGTATTCACGGTCGATGCACGCTCATCAGCATCCGTAAACAAACTCTTGCATCATCTTCGGAGAATGAGTCGGACTGTTCTCCAAAGAGCTCCGCAAATTTATCAGCTCTGTAATGAACTGATACAAATTTTGACAGACTGGAGATCAGAAAATTACAACAAACCAGCAATGAGGTGGAAAGAGTTTCAGGATCTCTGTCAACTTCATATCCCTCAACTGAGAATCCGCTCCAGACGAAGTAACAGAGATAAGATCGAAATGAGGAGGAAGGCCGTTGCTACTTGCTTGCATGACATAGGAGAGGTGATTTACTTTGAAGCACTGGGATTTATAATATTAGATTGTGATTGGTTTTGTGGAGAAGTTCTTGGGCAACTAATAAGACTAGAAGTTAGACATAATTCAAGCAACAATAGTGGATTCATTAGCAGAAAAGAACTAGAAAAAGTTTTAAGAGGCAAGTTACATAGTCAGATCCCAGGACTGAATTCGAAGGTATATGAAAACTTACAAGCTAGTGACTTGGTAGGAATGATGCTAAAACTGGAACTCTGTTATGAACAAGACCAATCAGATTCTAATTCCCCATTGCTAATCCCCTCGGTTCTCGAGGAAGGTAGAGGAAAACCTCAGAGATGGCCGTTAAGTATGCCTGACTGCATCTACACAGGGAGACACCTAAAATGTGATGATTCAAGCCATATGTTTCTTACTCCCGGATTTTTTCCTCGACTACAGGCAAGAATCCACTTGTTctatctctctctttctttgaTGGAAAATTGTGAGTTTTGAATTCCTAACAAGAGTTTTTGCTGTTGGAAATTCAGGTGCACTTGCATAACAGAATCATGGGATTAAAGAACCAATATGTAGCAACTTACAGCTTGGAGAAATACCTGATCACAATAAACATCAATGGAATTTATGTCAGGGTAGAGCTTGGAGGACAGTTGGGCTACTATATTGATGTCCTGGCATGTTCCACGAAGAGCCTGACCGAGACTCTCCGATTTATCCAGCAGCTTATAATTCCTGCAATTCACGATCTCTGTCAAGGCATCATCTTGACCGAAAGCATTATCAGGCCCGAATGCGTGCAAAATTTGGTACCACCAAGACACAGGAAAACTCAGCACGTCTCAATACAACAACTGAAACTCGCGTTGCTTTCTGTTCCTGCTGATGGCATGTATGACTATCAGCACACGTGGTGTCCTGTGTCAGACGGTGGTAGAGAAATTGTTGCAGTTGGATTCGATTTTGCTCGAGACCTCTTATCCGATGATGATTTCAGGGAAGTTTTGCATAAGAGGTACCATGACCTATATAATCTTGCTGTTGAACTGCAAGTCCCACATGAAAACAACCCAGAAGCAGTAGATCAATCGTTATCCAATGACGAAACTGACAAAGTTGAAGCGACCTTTGGTGGAATTGCAAAAGGTGTTGAAGCTGTTTTGCAGAGGTTAAAGATCATTGAACAGGAAATCAAAGACTTAAAGCAGGAGATAAAAGGCCTAAGATATTATGAGCACAGACTCCTTCTCGAGCTTAATCGCAAAGTGAACTACCTAGTGAATTACAATGTTGAAATTGAAGAGAGGAGAGTGCCTAACATGTTCTATTTCGTTAGAACAGAAAACTATTCAAGAAGGTTGATTACCAACCTGATTTCCGGCATGAATGCTCTCCGACTCCACATGTTATGTGAGTTCCGAAGGGAAATGCATGTTGTTGAAGATCAGATAGGCTGTGAAGTAATGCGGATTGACAATATGGCAGTAAGGTCTTTAGCTCCTTATATGACAAAGTTCATGAAACTGGTAACATTTTCTCTCAGAATTGGAGCCCAAGTAGCAATGGGAATGGGGCACCTGATCCCAGATTTGAGTCGCGAGGTTGCGCATCTAGCTGATTCGTCTCTTTTTCATGGAGCAGCTGGGGCCGCAGCTGCAGGAGCAGTTGGAGTCGCAGCTATAGGACGTGTAGGTTTAAACAGGGGAAAAAGCAGAGGTGGGGATATTCAGCAAGATTTAAGAACAGCACAGCAATGGGTTGTCGATTACTTGAGAGAACAGAGATGTTCAACTGGAAAAGATATCGCTGAGAAGTTCGGGTTGTGGAGAGTGAGATACAGGGATGATGGT
It contains:
- the LOC103501222 gene encoding protein TORNADO 1; its protein translation is MASDQNHDNLESALHALGPDSSGPQCLSFHLSQSTSCCYVETENSMKVDLSKDAISYFSSFLTALSCHSSLRSLEFHLVHWELEQMRELCTLLENNSGIRQVVFRRNRFSNESLVELCYVLRTNKGIKELMFSESGIGAVGVGMITSGLKTNNSLEEFQIWEDSIGSKGMEELSKMVEENTTLKLLSIFDSNSVTVTPLISAVLAMNRDMEVHIWHGENGGKSSKVVEFVPGNSTLRIYRLDINGARRVANVLGLNFTVKTLDMTGIRLKSRWAKEFRWALEQNRSLREVKLSKSHLKDEAIVHIAAGLFKNKHLHNLFLDGNLFSGIGVEHLLCPLSRFSTLQLQANITLKYVTFGGRKNKIGRDGLAAILRMLTTNETLTHLGIYDDHSLRPNEIVRIFRSLEKNASLTHLSLRSCKGVDGDMVLQTIMEMLEVNPWIEDIDLSGTPLQNSGKADRVYQRLGQNGNTDLEPQVDSLDMTLTEPKSCRIFFCGQEYAGKTTLCNSILQNFGSSKLPFTEQVRSLVAPVEQAVRTVGMKIKTFKDEEIKISIWNLAGQHEFHSLHDLLFPGPGSASVFVIISSLFRKPSNKEPKHVNEIEEDLQYWLRFIVSNSKRAAKQCMLPNVTLVLTHHDKVVPSQNLQQTLISINELRDKFQGFLDIYPTVFTVDARSSASVNKLLHHLRRMSRTVLQRAPQIYQLCNELIQILTDWRSENYNKPAMRWKEFQDLCQLHIPQLRIRSRRSNRDKIEMRRKAVATCLHDIGEVIYFEALGFIILDCDWFCGEVLGQLIRLEVRHNSSNNSGFISRKELEKVLRGKLHSQIPGLNSKVYENLQASDLVGMMLKLELCYEQDQSDSNSPLLIPSVLEEGRGKPQRWPLSMPDCIYTGRHLKCDDSSHMFLTPGFFPRLQVHLHNRIMGLKNQYVATYSLEKYLITININGIYVRVELGGQLGYYIDVLACSTKSLTETLRFIQQLIIPAIHDLCQGIILTESIIRPECVQNLVPPRHRKTQHVSIQQLKLALLSVPADGMYDYQHTWCPVSDGGREIVAVGFDFARDLLSDDDFREVLHKRYHDLYNLAVELQVPHENNPEAVDQSLSNDETDKVEATFGGIAKGVEAVLQRLKIIEQEIKDLKQEIKGLRYYEHRLLLELNRKVNYLVNYNVEIEERRVPNMFYFVRTENYSRRLITNLISGMNALRLHMLCEFRREMHVVEDQIGCEVMRIDNMAVRSLAPYMTKFMKLVTFSLRIGAQVAMGMGHLIPDLSREVAHLADSSLFHGAAGAAAAGAVGVAAIGRVGLNRGKSRGGDIQQDLRTAQQWVVDYLREQRCSTGKDIAEKFGLWRVRYRDDGHIAWICRRHMNLRAHEITEVPI